CGCGGCCCGCAACGCGGTCCGCGCGGCGGCGACCCGGTCGGCATGCCCGGGGGCGTACTGGGGCAGAGCCCCTCCCCATCGCTGCACGTGCCCGTCGACCGGGGCCGGCAGCGGCGCGCCGAGTACCGCCGACAACTCCCGGTGCACAGTGGCCGCCAGGTCGGCGTCCGGGCGCTGGAGCTGCGCCTCGTCGCCGTACCGACCCACCGAGGCGCGGACCAGCGCCAGCCCGTCGGGCCGGCGCAGGTGCCCCCACTTCGTGGTGAAGAAGGTGGACGCCTTGATCAGCAGCCCCTCGGTGCTCGGCACCAGGAAGCCGGACAGTGCGGGCAGCTCGGGCTGCGGCAGCGCCAGGGTGACCAGCGCGACGCTGGCGTAGTCCAGCTCACCGACGCCCGTGGCGGCGGCCGGGGCGGGACCGGCGAGCAGTCGGGCCGCCGGGCGGGCCGGCACCGCCAGCACCACGGCGTCCACGTCGACCAGTTCAGGGTCCCGGGTCGGGCCGACCGTGAGCCGCCAACCGGTGTCGGTCGGGGTCAGTTCGCGGACCGCGGCGTCGCGTCGCACCGTCGCGCCGCTGGCCGTCACCGCCGCCTCGACCAGCGTGCTCAGCCCACCGGCCAGGGTGCCGAAGACCGGGGCGCCGGGAGCGCGGGGCGCGGCGGCCTGCGCCGCCCGGACCGCGCCGGTCAGGGTGTGCTCCACCCGGGCCGCCCGAGCCAGCGCCGGCATGGTGGTGACCAGGGAGAGATCGTCGGCGCGGCCCGCGTACACGCCGCCCAGCATCGGGTCGACCAACCGGTCGACCACCTCGTCACCGAAGCGGGACCGGACCAGCGCGCCCACCGAGACGTCCGCGTCGGGCCCGACAAGCGGCCGGCCGTCGTCGGTGTCGGCGTCCGCGACCGGGCGGGCGACAGTTCGCACCCGGTCCAGATCCCCGGGTACGCCCACCAGGGTGCCGCCCGGGATGGGACGCAGCCCTCCGTCGACCACCAGGGCGGCCTGCCCCACCGTGGGGTGCACGATCTCGTCGACCAACCCGAGCCGGCGGGTCAGCGCCACCGCCGCGGATTCGGCGCCCGTCGGGTCGCGCAGCAGGAACGACTCGGCGCCGAACTCCACCCGCTGGCCGGCCAGTTCCCCGGTGCGCAGCTTGCCGCCCAGCGCGCCGGACTGCTCGTACACCGTGATCTCGGTGCCCGCCGGAGCGCGGTCGCGCAACCGGACCGCAGCCGCCAGCCCGGCGATCCCGCCGCCGACCACCGCCACCCGCCAGGGCTGCCGCATTGCGTGTCAGCCCTGGTCGGCTCGGCGACTGGAGAGCTCATGCACCAGCGCGACCACCCGGGTCAGCACGTCGGGGTCGGTCTCCGGCAGCACCCCGTGGCCGAGGTTGAACACGTGCCCGGGTGCGGCCCTGCCCTGGTCCAGGATCCGGCGCACCTCGGCCTCCACCACCGGCCAGGGCGCGAGCAGTACGCACGGGTCCAGGTTGCCCTGCACCGCCTTGTCCGGGCCGATCCGGCCGGTGGCGACGTCCAGCGGGGTCCGCCAGTCGACGCCGACCACGTCCGCGCCGGCCTCGCCCATCGCGCCGAGCAGCTCGCCGGTGCCCACCCCGAAGTGGATCCGCGGGACCCCGGCGTGCGACTGCTCCGGCTCGGCGCGTCTGTCGCCGCGCCCCGACCCGGAGCAGTCGTCGACCAGCCCGCTCAGCACGGCGGTCGAGTGCGGCAGCACGTAGCGGCGGTAGTCGGCCTCGGAGAGCGTGCCGGCCCACGAGTCGAACAGCTGCACGGCGGACACACCCGCCTCGATCTGCACCCGCAGGAAGGCGAGCGTCACCTCGGCCAGCCGGCCGCAGAGCGCGTGCCACAGCTCCGGATCGCCGTACATCAGGGCCTTGGTCTTCGCGTGGGTCCGCGACGGGCCCCCCTCGACCAGGTAGCTGGCCAGGGTGAACGGGGCGCCCGCGAAACCGATGAGCGGAGTGTCGCCCAGCTCGATCACCAGCTGCCGGACCGCCTCGTCCACGTACCAGACGTCGTCGCGGGTGATCGGGCGGATCCGCTCCACGTCGGCGGCGATGCGGATCGGCTCGGCGACCACCGGGCCGGTGCCCGGCACGATGTCCAGGTCGACCCCGGCCGCGGCGACCGGCACCACGATGTCGCTGAACAGGATCGCCGCGTCCACTCCGTGCCGGCGCACCGGCTGGAGTGTGATCTCGGTGACCAGCTCCGGGCGACGGCAGGACTCCAGCATCGGCACGCTCGCCCGAATCTCCCGGTACTCCGGCAGTGAGCGGCCCGCCTGGCGCATGAACCAGACCGGGGTGTGCGGGCCTGGCCGGCGCCGGCACGCTCGGATGAAGGGCGAGTCGGCCGGCCCTCCGGGTCGCTGTTCTCCGTCTCGGGCGGCAGTGCCCGTGGTGTCCGTGCTCATCGCCGCAATCGTGCCACGGCACCCACCCCCTCCCCGCCTGGGGTGAAAGGAAGAACACTTCCTGCCGCCACCGACCCCTGACACACCCGTGCCGCGAGCCGGGCCGGATGGGACGCCGGGTACGCGTAGCCGAACCGCGGTACGGAAACCGCCGCCGTCCGGGGCGTCGGCGCGCCGTCGAAGCCGGGGGGCCGACGGCGGCATAGGCTGCCTGCATGGCCCCCCCGATCGCGCTCCCGGAGACCTTCGCCCGCGCGGTCGCCGGGCTGCGGTCGGCGGCGCCCCGGCCGGAGATCACGCTGGAGGAGGTCGGTGCCCCCCAGCGGCTGGCCCCGTACGCGTTCGCGCTCTCCGCGACGGTGCTGCGCGACGGCGACGAGGTGGCCACCGGCCGGCTGATCCTGCTGCACGACCCGGTCGGGCATGAGGCGTGGCAGGGCACCCTGCGGCTGGTCACCTACGTGACCGCCGAGCTGGAGGTCGACCTGGCCGCCGACCCGCTGCTGCCCGGGGTCGGCTGGACCTGGCTGACCGACGCGCTGGACGCCCACGACGCCGGCCATCGGGCCATCGGAGGGACTGTCACCCAGACAATGTCCACCCGGTTCGGCGACCTGGCCGGCCCACCCACCGCCGGTGACATCGAGATCCGCGCCTCGTGGACCCCGGTCGACGACGACCTGGTCCCGCACCTGCTCGGCTGGTGCGCGCTGCTCGCCTCCACAGCGGGCCTGCCCCCACCCGGGGTGACCGCCCTGTCCGACCGCCGCCCCGCCACCGCCACCTGAACCACCCGCCACGACCGCCCCGCGGCGTCGATCATGGAGTTGTGGTGGGCGGGACCCCCTCTACTCCATGATCGACGGGAAGCCGGCTGTCAGAGGTAGTTGTCCGCCTCGTCGCAGACCTTGTCCAGGCCCTTCATCGCCGCGTCGTAGGCGCTCTTGTTACCGGCCGCCGCCGCGCCGAGCGCGGTGGTCAGCTTGTCCAGGCAGCTCGCGATGATCTTCTTCTGCCGGGCCTGCTCGTCGCGGTCGTTACGGGTACCGGTCAGGTCCTGCTCGGTGTTGTCGAGCTTCTCCTGCATCGTCTGCAGGTCGGTCTTCAGTTTGCTGATCTCCGTGGAGTTGGCCGCGATGGTGTCGTCGCGCTGACCGACCTGACCGGTGAGGCGCTTCTCCGTCCGGTTCAGCTCGTTGCTCCTGGTCACGAACAGCCCGGTCATCACCCCGCTGACGACGAAGAGCAGCGCGGCCACCAGGGCCAGGACCAGCACCGCACGACCTCGGCCGGACACCGGCGCCATGGGCGGGCCGTACGGCGGCGCCATTCCGGGCGGCGCGGACATCGGCTGGCCGTAGCCGGGGCCGGACACCGGCGGCGCGGAGACCTGTCCGGCGTACGGCGGGGCGCTGGCCGGGTAGCCGGGCGGGACCTGCGGTACGCCGTACTGCGGTGGCACGGGCGGAGCGGCGGCCGCGTACTGCGGCGTGGCCTGGCCCGGGGCGTACTGCTGCTGCGGCGCGGGCTGGCCCGGCGTGTACTGCTGCTGCGGCGCGGGCTGGCCCGGCGTGTACTGCACAGTCGGCTCAGCGCCGGTCGGGTGCGGCACGGTCGGGTGCGGCACGGTCGGGTGCGGCACGGTCGGGTCGGAGTTGGATGGGCCCGCCGGCGGACCGGCGGCGTACGACGCGGTCTGGTCCGTGGCGGACGATTGCGGCGTCGGGGTGGCCGGCGGGAGGCCGTCCGGCCCGGTCGGTGGCTGGGACATCTCTATTCCTCCAGGTGAGCGGGTCCCGCGCCGGCAGCGCGACGGACCGGGTGCGGCGATGGGATTCGCCGGGGCCGAGAACCCGGCCGGATTCGAGGGCGGCCGGCGACGTCCGGGTGGCGCGAGCGGCACGGGCGACGTCGCCGGCCCACCGGGTCAGCAGATCTTGAAACCGTCGCAGGCGACCTTGATCGGTACGGCCAGCCCGATGCCCTCGGCGTCGCGAGCCTTGGCGGTGGCGATGCCCACCACCTGCTTGCTGCCGTTGATCACCGGCCCGCCGGAGTTGCCCGGGTTGATCGGGGCGTCGAACTGGATGGCCGGTCCGGAATTCCCCTGTGCGGTGCGCAGCGCGCTCACGACACCGGTGGTGACGCTGTCCTCCAGGCCGAGCGGAGCGCCGACGACGACGATCTGCTGGCCGGACTTCACCGCGGAAGGGGCGGTGACCAGGCCGGTGAACTTCCCGCTGGTACGCAGCTGCGCCACATCGTTGGCCTTGTCGACCTTGATGATGGTGGCCGGAAAACGCTGGCCGGTGCGCTCCAGGAAGACCTGGCGTCCACCGCCGTCCCAGACCGCCTCGACCACGTGGAAGTTGGTGAACAGGTTCGTCCCGCCACCGTTCGCCGGCTTGCCCACCGCGAACGCCGTGCCGGTGAACTCTCCGGCCCGGACCCGGAACACGCTGGGCAGCACGGCGCTCGCCACCGCCTCCGGGTTGAACGCGGCACCGGCCTGCTTCTCCAGCGTCTCCGCGCGCTTCTCCAGGCCGTCGAGGCGGGTGCCGTCGCCATCCTGGGCCTGCGCCAGTCGCCGGTCGGTGTCGGCGAGCCGGTCGCCGAGCCGGTCGAGCTGGTACGCCTGCACTCCGGCCACCGCGCCCAGCACCACGACGGCGAACGTGGCGAGCAGGGCGGGCCAGCGGCGACGGGCGGGCCGGGCGGGCGGCGGTGGGGCCACGGGGGTCGGCCAGCCGGGCTGCGCCGGCGCACCGGGGTGACCCGCGGTGGCGAACGGCGGGGCGCTGGGCGGTGGATAGCCACCGTTGGGGAGACCCGGTCCCGGGTAGCTCGGTCCCGCCGGCTGGTACGCGGCGGGGGCGCCGTACGCCGCGGCGGTGCCGTGCGGAGCGTGCGGAGAGCCCCACTGGCCGGTGTTGGGTGGGGCGGACCAGCCGGCGCGGGGGGCCGGAACGGTCTGCGACGGATCGGTGCCGCCGGTCGGCCCGGACCAGGTCGGCCCGGCGCCGGGGTGCGGTTCGATGCGTGGCGGCAACGGCCCCGGCCGGTCGGCAGCCGGCGTGGCCCTGCCCACGTCGTCAGGCTCGACGCCCTCCGGTCGCCCGTCCCCCGAACCGAAGCCAACCGCCATGATCGTCTTGCCTTTCCCCGTGGTCTCCCGTGGCCGCGAGCAACCGTTCGTCATCTTCAACGGGGCTCCGGCTCGATGGACCGTACCTGCGTGAACGGGCTTTGTCTCCCCTGATGTCCGGCATCGGAAAGGACACCTTGCGGACACCTGACCGACACACGCCGGACCGGCTGCACCCACCGGATCACCGCGCGCACTAGGGTTGGCAGGTGACCGACGAACCACCCCTGCGCCGTCGGCCCACCGAAGAACTCCAGGGAAACGCACCCCAGCACCCGCCGTCGGCCCAGCCGCAGCCGGCGGGCGACGGGGGCGACCCGACCGACGGTGGGCCCGTTCCGCTGACCGCCCCGCGTGACGGCACCCCCGATCCGGTGGCCACTCCGGCCGATCTCGCCGAGGTCGTGGCGCGTTTCGCCGCGGGCACCGGCCCGGTCGCCCTGGACGCCGAGCGGGCCTCCGGCTACCGCTACAGCCAGCGCGCCTACCTGGTGCAGCTCCGTCGGGCCGGCGCCGGCACAGTGCTGATCGACCCACTCCCGTTGCCCGACCTCAGTGCGCTGGACGCCGTGATCGGTGAGGCCGAGTGGGTGCTCCACGCGGCGAGCCAGGATCTGCCCTGCCTGGCCGAGGTGGGGCTGCGCCCGCGCCGGCTGTTCGACACCGAACTGGCCGCCCGGCTGGCCGGGTTCGAGCGGGTCGGCCTGGCCGCGCTGACCGAGCAGTTGCTCGGGTTCACCCTGGAGAAGCACCACTCGGCGGCCGACTGGTCGAGCCGGCCGCTGCCCGAGTCGTGGCTCACCTACGCCGCCCTGGACGTGGAGCTGCTCACCGACCTGCGCGACGCGCTGGACGCCGAGTTGGCCCGGCAGGGCAAGTCGGCCTGGGCCGCGGAGGAGTTCGCCGCCCTGGTCCGGACCGGGGCCCGCCCACCGCGGGTTCGCGCGGAGCCCTGGCGGCGCACCTCCGGCATCCACCGGGTGCGCGGGGCGCGGGCCCAGGCCCGGGTCCGCTCGATGTGGTATGCCCGGGACCAGATCGCGGCCCGGCGGGACGCCGCGCCCGGCCGGGTGCTGCCCGACTCGGCGATCATCGCCGCTGCCGAGTTGGACCCGAAGGACGAGAAGACCCTGCTGACGCTTCCCGGTTTCGGCGGCCGGTCGGTGCGCCGGCTGGCCCGCACCTGGCTGGCCGCGCTCGACGACGCCCGGCAACTGCCGGATGACGCGCTGCCGGTCACGCCCGCGGTGGAGGGCCCACCTCCACCGCACCGGTGGGCCGAGCGGGACCCGGTGGCGGCCGGTCGGCTGGCCCGCTGCCGGGAGGTGGTGGTCCGTATCGCCAGCAAGCACAACCTGCCCCCGGAGAATCTGATCACCCCGGATTCGGTGCGCCGGCTGGCCTGGACCCCGCCGGAGGAGCTCACCGAGGACGCCGTGGCGGAGACCCTGCGGGGCTTCAACGCCCGCGAGTGGCAGATCGCCCTCCTCACCCCCCACCTGACACCAGCCCTGAATCCGGACCCTCCCACCCCCGAACTCCCCTAACCCCCTGCCCCACCCCTCCTGACCCACCCCCACCGCGGTTGATCATGAAGTTATTGCCGTCCGGCCCGGCGAGTCGTGACAACAACTTCATGATCAACCGGGTGCGACAAGCCGGCGGATGTGGGGTGGGCCACAGTGGGGGGTGCGGACGGGGTTGGTTACTGGCGAGTAGCATCCGGTGGACCTGCCCGTGTCGGCGACCCTCATTCAGTCCGGAGCGCCGCCCGCCGGCGCGAAGGCCGGATCATGGTCGAAAAGGAGGCTCAAGTGCCCCGTGAAGTTCGGGATGTCGTCTTCGTCGACGGCGTCCGTACCCCGTTCGGCAAGGCGGGTGGCATGTACGCCAACACCCGCGCCGACGACCTGGTGATCCGCTGCATCCGTGAACTGCTGCGCCGCAACCCGCAGCTGCCTCCGGAGCGGGTCGAGGAGGTCGCCATCGCGGCCACCACCCAGATCGGTGACCAGGGCCTCACCATCGGGCGGACCGCCGCCCTGCTGGCCGGTCTGCCCAAGACCGTTCCCGGCTTCGCCATCGACCGCATGTGCGCCGGCGCGATGACCGCGGTGACCACGGTCGCCGGTGGCATCGCCATGGGCGCGTACGACATCGCCATCGCCGGCGGCGTCGAGCACATGGGCCGCCACCCGATGGGTGAGGGCGTCGACCCCAACCCGCGCATCATCGCGGAGAAGCTGGTCGACCCGTCCGCGCTGGTCATGGGCGCCACCGCGGAGAACCTGCACGACCTGGTCCCGCACATCACCAAGGCGCGCACCGACGCGTTCGCGCTCGCCTCGCAGCAGAAGACCGCCAAGGCGTACGCCAACGGCAAGCTCCAGGACGACCTGGTGTCGGTGGCCATCCGCGACGCCGAGGGCGGCTGGGGACTGGCCACTGTGGACGAAGCGCCGCGGGACACCTCACTGGAGAAGCTCGCCACCCTGAAGACCCCGTTCCGCCCGCACGGCAAGGTCACCGCGGGCAACGCGGCCGGCCTGAACGACGGCGCCACCGCGAGCCTGCTCGCCGACGAGGCCACCGCCCGCGAGCTGGGCCTGCCGGTCGCCATGCGGCTGGTGTCGTTCGGGTTCGTCGGCGTCGAGCCGGAGGTGATGGGCGTCGGCCCGATCCCGTCGACCGAGAAGGCGCTGCGTATCGCCGGGCTCAGCATCGACGACATCGGCCTGTTCGAGCTGAACGAGGCCTTCGCCGTCCAGGTGCTCGCCTTCCTCGACCACTTCGGCATCGCCGACGACGACCCGCGGGTCAACCCGTGGGGCGGTGCGATCGCCATCGGCCACCCGCTGGCCTCCTCGGGCGTGCGGCTGATGACCCAGCTGGCCCGCCAGTTCGCCGAGCACCCCGAGGTCCGCTACGGCCTCACGGCGATGTGCATCGGCATCGGCATGGGCGGCACCGTCATCTGGGAGAACCCGCACTGGGAAGGAGACAAGTGAGCGCGCTCGCCGCACCGAACGAGGTCGTCACCAGGGCGCTGCTGCGTCAGGTGAACGTACCGGGGCTGGACCGACCCGCCGCCCTGATCACGTTGGACAACGGCTTCGACCACACCAAGCCGAACACCTTCGGCCCGGCCGGGTTGACCAGCCTGGACGAGGCGATCACCGCCGCGCTCGCCGCCGACCCGGCGTTCATCGCGGTCACCGGCAAGCCGTACATCTTCTGCGTGGGCGCGGACATCGTCGGCCTGCCGCAGCTCGCCGACCGCGCGCAGGCGCTGGAAATCGGCCGGCTCGGCCACCGGGTCTTCGCCCGGCTCAAGGACAGCGCGGTGCCCACGTTCGCGTTCGTCAACGGCGCGGCCATGGGTGGCGGCCTGGAGCTGGCGCTGCACTGCCACTACCGGACGCTCTCCGGCGGCGCCGCGGCCCTCGCGCTGCCCGAGGTCTCCCTCGGTCTGGTCCCCGGGTGGGGCGGCACCCAGCTGCTGCCGAACCTGATCGGCATCCCCGCCGCCACCCAGGTGATCATCCAGAACCCGCTCATGCAGAACAAGATGCTCAAGCCGAAGCAGGCCGCCGAGCTGGGCATCGCTGATGTGCTGCTGGAGCCGGCCGACTTCCTGGAGCGGTCCCTGGAGTGGGCCGCCGGCGTGGTGCGGGGCCAGGTCACAGTGACCCGGCCCGCTGTCGACAAGGACATGTGGGCCGGCGTGCTCTACTTCGCCCGGCAGACCCTCGACCAGCGGCTGCACGGCGCGGTTCCGGCCGCGTACAAGGCGCTGGACCTGCTGGAGACGGCGAAGGACGGCGACTTCGCCGCCGGCACCGCCGCCGAGGACGAGGCCCTCGCGGACCTGGTCTTCTCCGAGGAGCTGCGCAGCGGCCTGTACGCCTTCGACCTGGTGCAGCGGCGGGCCAAGCGTCCGGCCGGCGCGCCGGACAAGGGCCTCGCCCGGCCGGTCACCAAGGTCGGCATCGTCGGCGCCGGCCTGATGGCCAGCCAGCTGGCACTGCTGTTCGCCCGCCGCCTCCAGGTGCCGGTCGTGATGACCGACCTGGACCAGTCCCGGGTGGACAAGGGCGTCGGCTACGTGCACACCCAGATCGAGAAGGCCGTCACCAAGGGCCGGATGGACAAGGGCACCGCCGCCAAGCTGTACGGCCTGGTCAGCGGCACTGTCGACAAGAGCGCCTTCGCCGACGCCGACTTCATCATCGAAGCCGTCTTCGAGGACCTGGGCGTCAAGAAGCAGGTCTGGGCCGAGCTGGAGAAGATCGTCTCGCCGGAGGCGGTGCTGGCCACCAACACCAGCTCGCTCTCCATCACGGAGATGGCCGCCGAGCTGGACCACCCGGAGCGGGTGGTCGGCTTCCACTTCTTCAACCCGGTGGCGGTGCTGCCGCTGCTGGAGATCGTCCGGGGTGAGCGGACCGACGACGCCACCCTCGCGACCGCGTTCGCGGTCAGCAAGCAGCTGAAGAAGTCCTCGGTGCTGGTCAAGGACGCCCCCGCGTTCGTGGTGAACCGGCTGCTCACCCGCTTCCTGGGCACCGTCTTCGCCGCTGTCGACGCCGGCACCCCGCTGGACGTGGCGAACAGCGCGCTGGACCCGCTGGGTCTGCCGATGCGCCCGCTGGCCCTGCTCCAGCTGGTCGGGCCGGCCGTCGCGTACCACGTGGGCGGCACCCTGCACGCGGCGTACCCGGACCGGTTCGGCGTCAGCGAGAACCTCAAGCGGATCGCCGACTCGGGCCAGCCCATCGTGGTCGACGACAAGGTCAACGAGGAGGTCGCCAAGCTGCTCGTCGTGGGTGACCAGCCGCTGACCGCCGAGCAGGTACGGCAGAACGCGCTCGACGCGCTCGCCCAGGAGATCCGGCTGATGCTGGACGAGGGCGTGGTCGCTGAGGCGCAGGACATCGACCTGTGCATGATCCTCGGTGCCGGCTGGCCGTTCCACCTGGGCGGCGTCACGCCGTACCTGGACCGGACCGGCACCAGCGAGCGCGTCACCGGCCAGCGGTTCCTGCCGCGCGGGGCGGCGAGCCTGCCCGCCTGACCGTTCGCGGTACCACCGTCGCGGTGGTCGGGCCGTTCCTCGTGGACGGGCCGGCCACCGCGTTCGCGTCTGGCCCCGGCCGCAGCGGAGACGGGAGCACCGGCTGCGGACAGCGCACTGCCGCGAGTGGGCAGCGTGCGGGCTCGTCACCGGGTTAGGATCACCCGCTTTGCTACCCGATCTTGGAGCTGACTGATGTCCCAGCCGCCGGTCGACCCCTACGGACCGCCGCACGGTTCCTATCCCCCGCCGCAGCAGCCCGGCCAGCCGGTGCCGCCGCAGCCCGGCGGCCAGCCGGGCTTCCCACCCGCACCGCAGGGCTTCCCGCCGCCGCAGCAGCAGGGCTTCCCGGCCGCACCGCAGGGCTTCCCGCACGTGCAGCAGGGTCAGCCGTGGGGCGACCCGAGCATGGTTGGCGGCCCGCCGCCGGCGAAGAAGTCGAAGGTCGGCCGGATCGTGCTGATCGTGCTGGCCGTGGTGCTGGTGCTCTGCCTCGGCGGCGCGGCGATCACCTGGCTCGCGGTCAAGGACGAGGTGGGCGAGGTCGTCGACGCCACCAACACGCGGGTGGTCGCGCCGACCACCCTCGCCGGCCGGCCGAAGATCGACGACCCGGAGCTGCAGAAGCTCTCCGACGATCTGGTCGCCGAGATGAAGTCGACGGTGCAGAACGAGACCAGCGCCGTCGGCGCCTTCTACGGCGACCCGGCCGAGGAGGACCTCGTCATGATCGCCGGCACGTCCGGCCTGATGGCGGACCCGAAGAAGGAGTTGGACACCGCGGTGACCGGGCTCTCCACCGAACTCGGGGTGGCCACGATGGCAGCCGTCGAGCCCGGTCCGCTCGGTGGCGAGGCGCGCTGCGGCGACGGCACGACCGACGGTGTGCCGCTGGGCGTCTGCGTCTGGGCCGACAAGGGCAGCGTGGGCCTCGTGGTGATGTTCTTCAAGTCCGGCGCGGAGGCGAAGGCCGAGTTCGCCACCATCCGGGGCCAGGTCGAGCAGCGCTCCTGAGCCGTACGGACCGACCGGGCCCCGGCCACCCTCGGGTGGCCGGGGCCCGATGCCGTACGCCGTCGGTCAGGCCGGTTCGCCGTCCTCCGCGGCGGCCCGCGCCGCCGCTGCCGCCGCCCGCTCGTGCGCACTGCGCAGCACGCAGAACTCGTTGCCCTCCGGGTCGGCGAGCACCACCCAGCCGGAGCCGTCCGGCCGGGTCTGGTCGTCGACGAGCGTCGCGCCGATGCCGAGCAGCCGCTCGACCTCCTCGGCCCGGGTCCGGTCGGCGGGCTGCAGGTCCAGGTGCAGCCGGTTCTTCACCGACTTGCCCTCGGGCACTGCGATGAACAGCACCTCCGGGCCACCCGGGGGCAACAGCATCGCCTCCGGGTCGCCGGGAAAGTCGTCCGGCTGCCGGGGGCAGTCGAAGACCTGCGACCAGAAACCGGCCAGCGCGTACGTGTCGTGGCAGTCGATGCTGATGTTGTGAATCGTCGAGCTCACGGTTGATCCTCCACAGTGGTGGTGGCGACACGCTCCCCGGCGCTGCGCAGAACGCAGAACTCGTTGCCCTCCGGGTCGGCGAGCACCGCCCAGCCCGTGCCGTCGGCGTGCCGCCGGTCGGCGACCATGCTGGCTCCGAGGCCGAGCACCCGCTCGATCTCCTCGTCCCTGGTCCGTTCGACGGGCTCCAGGCAGATGTGCAGCCGGTTCTTGGTCACCTTCTCGTCCGGCACCGCCTGGAAGAACAGGTCCGGGGTCGCCGCGTCCGGTGGCAGCAGCGCCGCCTCCGGATCACCCGGGACGTCCTCGGGATGCCGGGCGTACCCGAGCACCGCCGACCAGAAGCCGGCCAGGGCGTACGTGTCGTGACAGTCGAAACTGATGTTGCGGATCCGTGGATACACGGGTGTTCCCTCCGTGCTGGATAGGGATGCTCCGCCTCCGGGGATCAGCCGAGAGAGACCCGGGGTGCGGAGTCGGTGATCGTGGACATCGAACGCACCCCCCTTCGATCTCGAGCTGACGGGGTGATCGTGCCATCGGGTCAGCGCCGCCCGCAACCCGTCCGACGGGTGGGTCAGCCGGCGGTGGGCACCGCCGGGGCGTCCGCCGACGGCAGGGTGACCGTCACCTCGAGGCCCCCACCTGGTTGCGCGATCACCCGCAC
Above is a window of Micromonospora coriariae DNA encoding:
- the hemG gene encoding protoporphyrinogen oxidase, whose translation is MRQPWRVAVVGGGIAGLAAAVRLRDRAPAGTEITVYEQSGALGGKLRTGELAGQRVEFGAESFLLRDPTGAESAAVALTRRLGLVDEIVHPTVGQAALVVDGGLRPIPGGTLVGVPGDLDRVRTVARPVADADTDDGRPLVGPDADVSVGALVRSRFGDEVVDRLVDPMLGGVYAGRADDLSLVTTMPALARAARVEHTLTGAVRAAQAAAPRAPGAPVFGTLAGGLSTLVEAAVTASGATVRRDAAVRELTPTDTGWRLTVGPTRDPELVDVDAVVLAVPARPAARLLAGPAPAAATGVGELDYASVALVTLALPQPELPALSGFLVPSTEGLLIKASTFFTTKWGHLRRPDGLALVRASVGRYGDEAQLQRPDADLAATVHRELSAVLGAPLPAPVDGHVQRWGGALPQYAPGHADRVAAARTALRAAHPTLVLAGAGYDGVGIPVCVRSGETAADEIITALGGSAR
- the hemE gene encoding uroporphyrinogen decarboxylase, which gives rise to MSTDTTGTAARDGEQRPGGPADSPFIRACRRRPGPHTPVWFMRQAGRSLPEYREIRASVPMLESCRRPELVTEITLQPVRRHGVDAAILFSDIVVPVAAAGVDLDIVPGTGPVVAEPIRIAADVERIRPITRDDVWYVDEAVRQLVIELGDTPLIGFAGAPFTLASYLVEGGPSRTHAKTKALMYGDPELWHALCGRLAEVTLAFLRVQIEAGVSAVQLFDSWAGTLSEADYRRYVLPHSTAVLSGLVDDCSGSGRGDRRAEPEQSHAGVPRIHFGVGTGELLGAMGEAGADVVGVDWRTPLDVATGRIGPDKAVQGNLDPCVLLAPWPVVEAEVRRILDQGRAAPGHVFNLGHGVLPETDPDVLTRVVALVHELSSRRADQG
- a CDS encoding DUF3000 domain-containing protein, yielding MAPPIALPETFARAVAGLRSAAPRPEITLEEVGAPQRLAPYAFALSATVLRDGDEVATGRLILLHDPVGHEAWQGTLRLVTYVTAELEVDLAADPLLPGVGWTWLTDALDAHDAGHRAIGGTVTQTMSTRFGDLAGPPTAGDIEIRASWTPVDDDLVPHLLGWCALLASTAGLPPPGVTALSDRRPATAT
- a CDS encoding S1C family serine protease — encoded protein: MAVGFGSGDGRPEGVEPDDVGRATPAADRPGPLPPRIEPHPGAGPTWSGPTGGTDPSQTVPAPRAGWSAPPNTGQWGSPHAPHGTAAAYGAPAAYQPAGPSYPGPGLPNGGYPPPSAPPFATAGHPGAPAQPGWPTPVAPPPPARPARRRWPALLATFAVVVLGAVAGVQAYQLDRLGDRLADTDRRLAQAQDGDGTRLDGLEKRAETLEKQAGAAFNPEAVASAVLPSVFRVRAGEFTGTAFAVGKPANGGGTNLFTNFHVVEAVWDGGGRQVFLERTGQRFPATIIKVDKANDVAQLRTSGKFTGLVTAPSAVKSGQQIVVVGAPLGLEDSVTTGVVSALRTAQGNSGPAIQFDAPINPGNSGGPVINGSKQVVGIATAKARDAEGIGLAVPIKVACDGFKIC
- a CDS encoding ribonuclease D — encoded protein: MTDEPPLRRRPTEELQGNAPQHPPSAQPQPAGDGGDPTDGGPVPLTAPRDGTPDPVATPADLAEVVARFAAGTGPVALDAERASGYRYSQRAYLVQLRRAGAGTVLIDPLPLPDLSALDAVIGEAEWVLHAASQDLPCLAEVGLRPRRLFDTELAARLAGFERVGLAALTEQLLGFTLEKHHSAADWSSRPLPESWLTYAALDVELLTDLRDALDAELARQGKSAWAAEEFAALVRTGARPPRVRAEPWRRTSGIHRVRGARAQARVRSMWYARDQIAARRDAAPGRVLPDSAIIAAAELDPKDEKTLLTLPGFGGRSVRRLARTWLAALDDARQLPDDALPVTPAVEGPPPPHRWAERDPVAAGRLARCREVVVRIASKHNLPPENLITPDSVRRLAWTPPEELTEDAVAETLRGFNAREWQIALLTPHLTPALNPDPPTPELP
- a CDS encoding thiolase family protein, encoding MPREVRDVVFVDGVRTPFGKAGGMYANTRADDLVIRCIRELLRRNPQLPPERVEEVAIAATTQIGDQGLTIGRTAALLAGLPKTVPGFAIDRMCAGAMTAVTTVAGGIAMGAYDIAIAGGVEHMGRHPMGEGVDPNPRIIAEKLVDPSALVMGATAENLHDLVPHITKARTDAFALASQQKTAKAYANGKLQDDLVSVAIRDAEGGWGLATVDEAPRDTSLEKLATLKTPFRPHGKVTAGNAAGLNDGATASLLADEATARELGLPVAMRLVSFGFVGVEPEVMGVGPIPSTEKALRIAGLSIDDIGLFELNEAFAVQVLAFLDHFGIADDDPRVNPWGGAIAIGHPLASSGVRLMTQLARQFAEHPEVRYGLTAMCIGIGMGGTVIWENPHWEGDK